One region of Pygocentrus nattereri isolate fPygNat1 chromosome 14, fPygNat1.pri, whole genome shotgun sequence genomic DNA includes:
- the tecpr1b gene encoding tectonin beta-propeller repeat-containing protein 1 isoform X2: MPGSLLWAVDVYGRVFSLCATGGRYKRSKDVLLELKRVTAAEQCCWGIGCDHQVYLNVLPSDVPIRHQEETYENQRWNPVEGYTDTLLPTDRWQWTDESGQKPQPLHSFHLPSDNWEWEGDWFVDDESCGRESTATGGWEYAVDFPATFTKEKKWNSCVRRRRWLRYRRYKARGSWAKVPLDRGQPPPEPFTDISCGGWDISDSPEKRICLWAVSQQGKVWFRTGVQQQNPEGTAWEHVAVPREVSQISVGPGDLLWAVLWDGQLLVRTGINNDCPTGASWMTVDPPSKVGAIHVAVGINVVWVVTKDNKVWFRRGVNSHNSSGLGWISIGGEMVMISVGPNDQVWGVGSEDRTVYFRHGVTPTEVTGKAWVPVCAQLDRGPTTNRPSDGCLFSGHLTGPSQGSVLSCDDSDVPRQHIPKITSDSFISALVADRSVPLEGSTTTPNPNPLEVDQEVLKEGAEEDNAPAQAPVLPSSQPNGGELPWSNVDLEEMKAAPASTAQSSVATYPLELEAIVEQEEGPPWAWITGGGCEIDSSSSISWLETTEGLLSPTITPALSAAGVQERAPREKEKTMEKSVSVRKGVMCWWRDWQPQQWEEVGVTLEQVRGGGTSRDDILYIFYTHNEERKYLYAVIREVTALVPVFWKSLYALAVYTAERTRQRWPILLATESHQDFENWLSLLSKSCCESRALRDPPSKQAMWAITSKGDIMVHDPSPSLEAPAQYLPCDQMFWRQVPGHLLCVESNSLGVVWGIGYDHTAWVYTGGCRGNQAQGEINQHSLTDVRNVYIYENQRWNPVTGYTDKGLPTDRYMWSDALGLKECTKENTRPPTPQWTWVSDWAIDFSTPGGTDKEGWQYAADFPVTFHGYKTMKDFVRRRRWVRKCKITLMGPWQKVTPILLIDVTILPCLAHSSLEQVPVWAISEKGDVLCRLGVNAHNPAGSSWLHVGTDQPFKSICIGGGHQVWAIARDGAVFYRGSVSSQNPAGECWYHIPSPPRQTLRQVSVGRTSVYAVDENSNLWYRQGLMPSYPQGSTWELISSNVCRVSVGPLDQVWIIADKVPGFPSESSGTVCHRLGVRPMQPKGLSWDFGIGGGWEHLSVRGNSTEAQRAAPCSPRPSRNQAQVNGNAAGY, from the exons ATGCCAGGATCCCTTCTCTGGGCCGTGGATGTGTATGGGAGGGTGTTCAGCCTGTGCGCCACTGGAGGGCGCTATAAACGGTCTAAAGATGTTTTACTGGAGCTGAAACGGGTCACAGCTGCTGAGCAGTGCTGTTGGGGCATCGGTTGTGACCATCAGGTCTATCTTAATGTACTCCCTAGTGACGTACCTATCCGCCACCAAGAGGAGACGTATGAGAACCAG AGATGGAACCCAGTTGAAggatacacagacacacttctACCCACAGACCGCTGGCAGTGGACGGATGAGTCGGGACAGAAACCACAGCCTCTCCACAGCTTCCATCTGCCGTCTGATAACTGGGAGTGGGAGGGGGACTGGTTTGTGGATGATGAGAGCTGTGGGAGAGAGTCCACCGCAACAGGA GGCTGGGAGTATGCTGTAGACTTCCCTGCCACCTTCACCAAAGAGAAGAAATGGAACTCCTGTGTCCGTCGCAGGCGATGGCTTCGCTACAGGAGATATAAAGCACGGGGGTCATGGGCCAAG GTGCCTTTGGACAGAGGCCAGCCTCCTCCAGAGCCCTTCACTGATATCAGCTGTGGAGGCTGGGACATCAGCGACAGTCCAGAGAAGCGCATCTGTCTATGGGCTGTGTCTCAACAAGGGAAG GTTTGGTTCCGTACAGGCGTCCAGCAGCAGAACCCAGAGGGGACAGCCTGGGAGCACGTTGCTGTACCCAGAGAAGTGTCACAGATCAGTGTTGGCCCGGGGGACCTGCTGTGGGCTGTGCTGTGGGATGGCCAGCTGCTTGTCAGAACCGGCATCAACAATGACTGCCCTACAG GTGCATCGTGGATGACAGTGGATCCTCCAAGCAAGGTTGGAGCCATCCACGTAGCAGTTGGAATAAATGTAGTTTGGGTGGTCACTAAGGACAACAAG GTGTGGTTCAGAAGAGGAGTGAACTCTCATAACTCCAGTGGCTTAGGCTGGATCAGTATTGGTGGAGAGATGGTGATGATCAGTGTGGGGCCCAATGACCAG GTGTGGGGGGTTGGCAGCGAGGACAGGACTGTTTACTTCCGCCATGGAGTTACCCCCACTGAGGTAACTGGGAAGGCATGGGTCCCTGTGTGTGCCCAACTGGACAGAGGTCCTACCACAAACAGGCCCAG TGATGGCTGCCTCTTCAGTGGTCATCTCACTGGCCCTTCTCAGGGTTCCGTGCTTAGTTGCGATGACTCAGATGTCCCCAGGCAGCACATCCCTAAGATCACCAGTGATAGTTTCATCTCCGCCCTGGTGGCAGACCGCAGTGTTCCTCTCGAGGGGTCAACCACAACGCCAAACCCCAACCCACTTGAAGTGGACCAGGAAG TACTAAAGGAGGGTGCAGAGGAGGACAATGCTCCTGCTCAGGCCCCAGTTCTCCCATCCAGCCAGCCAAATGGTGGTGAACTCCCATGGAGTAATGTGGATCTTGAGGAGATGAAAGCCGCCCCAGCAAGTACTGCACAGAGCTCAGTGGCCACCTACCCCTTGGAGCTGGAAGCCATCGTGGAGCAAGAGGAGGGTCCACCATGGGCCTGGATCACAGGAGGAGGATGTGAGATAGACTCTAGTTCCAGTATCAGCTGGCTGGAAACTACAG AAGGCCTGCTGTCTCCCACCATCACTCCTGCTCTTAGTGCAGCAGGTGTTCAGGAGAGAGCACCacgagaaaaagagaaaactatGGAGAAG tctgtGAGTGTCAGAAAGGGTGTGATGTGCTGGTGGAGGGACTGGCAGCCGCAGCAGTGGGAGGAAGTGGGTGTGACTCTGGAGCAGGTCAGGGGTGGGGGAACGTCCCGGGACGATATCCTTTACATCTTCTATACACACAATGAGGAGAGAAAG TATCTGTATGCTGTGATAAGGGAAGTGACAGCCCTTGTTCCAGTATTTTGGAAGTCGTTATATGCACTGGCTGTTTATACAGCTGAGAGGACCAGGCAGAGATGGCCTATTCTTCTGGCTACAGAGTCCCATCAAGACTTTGAGAACTGG CTGTCTCTGTTGAGCAAGTCATGTTGTGAGTCCAGGGCTCTCCGAGATCCTCCCTCCAAACAAGCCATGTGGGCCATCACTTCTAAAGGGGACATCATGGTGCATGACCCATCACCCAGCCTGGAGGCACCTGCCCAGTACTTACCCTGTGACCAGAT GTTCTGGCGTCAGGTTCCGGGTCACCTGCTTTGTGTGGAGTCTAACAGCCTGGGTGTGGTGTGGGGCATCGGCTATGACCACACTGCCTGGGTCTACACGGGGGGCTGCAGGGGAAACCAAGCTCAGG GTGAAATTAATCAGCATTCACTGACTGATGTTAGAAATGTCTACATCTACGAGAACCAGCGGTGGAACCCAGTGACAGGATACACAGATAA GGGTCTTCCCACAGACCGGTACATGTGGAGCGATGCCCTTGGACTAAAGGAGTGCACCAAAGAGAACACCAGACCGCCCACACCTCAGTGGACATGG GTGTCAGACTGGGCCATTGACTTTAGCACCCCGGGAGGAACAGACAAAGAAGGCTGGCAGTATGCTGCAGATTTCCCAGT gACTTTTCATGGTTATAAGACCATGAAGGACTTTGTGAGACGAAGGCGATGGGTTAG GAAGTGTAAGATTACATTAATGGGGCCCTGGCAGAAAGTCACACCCATCCTGCTGATTGACGTCACCATCCTGCCATGTCTGGCTCACAGCAGTCTGGAGCAGGTGCCTGTGTGGGCCATCAGTGAGAAGGGGGACGTGCTGTGCCGTCTGGGAGTAAATGCTCATAACCCAGCT GGCAGCTCCTGGCTCCACGTGGGCACTGACCAGCCCTTTAAGTCCATCTGCATTGGTGGGGGCCACCAGGTGTGGGCCATCGCCCGGGATGGAGCAGTCTTTTACCGAGGCTCAGTCTCATCTCAAAACCCTGCAg GCGAGTGCTGGTACCACATTCCCTCTCCCCCCAGGCAGACACTCAGACAGGTGTCTGTGGGCAGAACCTCTGTTTATGCTGTGGATGAAAACA GTAATCTGTGGTACAGGCAGGGTCTGATGCCTAGTTATCCTCAGGGATCTACGTGGGAGCTTATCTCCAGCAACGTTTGCAGGGTTTCTGTTGGACCATTGGACCAG GTTTGGATTATAGCTGATAAGGTCCCGGGTTTTCCATCTGAAAGCTCAGGCACTGTATGCCACAGGCTCGGCGTGCGGCCCATGCAGCCTAAAGGCTTGTCCTGGGATTTCGGAATCGGG GGCGGATGGGAGCACCTGTCAGTGAGAGGGAATTCCACAGAGGCTCAGCGCGCAGCTCCTTGTAGCCCTCGGCCCAGCCGGAATCAGGCACAGGTGAATGGGAATGCTGCAGGATATTAG
- the tecpr1b gene encoding tectonin beta-propeller repeat-containing protein 1 isoform X1 — MPGSLLWAVDVYGRVFSLCATGGRYKRSKDVLLELKRVTAAEQCCWGIGCDHQVYLNVLPSDVPIRHQEETYENQRWNPVEGYTDTLLPTDRWQWTDESGQKPQPLHSFHLPSDNWEWEGDWFVDDESCGRESTATGGWEYAVDFPATFTKEKKWNSCVRRRRWLRYRRYKARGSWAKVPLDRGQPPPEPFTDISCGGWDISDSPEKRICLWAVSQQGKVWFRTGVQQQNPEGTAWEHVAVPREVSQISVGPGDLLWAVLWDGQLLVRTGINNDCPTGASWMTVDPPSKVGAIHVAVGINVVWVVTKDNKVWFRRGVNSHNSSGLGWISIGGEMVMISVGPNDQVWGVGSEDRTVYFRHGVTPTEVTGKAWVPVCAQLDRGPTTNRPSDGCLFSGHLTGPSQGSVLSCDDSDVPRQHIPKITSDSFISALVADRSVPLEGSTTTPNPNPLEVDQEVLKEGAEEDNAPAQAPVLPSSQPNGGELPWSNVDLEEMKAAPASTAQSSVATYPLELEAIVEQEEGPPWAWITGGGCEIDSSSSISWLETTEEGLLSPTITPALSAAGVQERAPREKEKTMEKSVSVRKGVMCWWRDWQPQQWEEVGVTLEQVRGGGTSRDDILYIFYTHNEERKYLYAVIREVTALVPVFWKSLYALAVYTAERTRQRWPILLATESHQDFENWLSLLSKSCCESRALRDPPSKQAMWAITSKGDIMVHDPSPSLEAPAQYLPCDQMFWRQVPGHLLCVESNSLGVVWGIGYDHTAWVYTGGCRGNQAQGEINQHSLTDVRNVYIYENQRWNPVTGYTDKGLPTDRYMWSDALGLKECTKENTRPPTPQWTWVSDWAIDFSTPGGTDKEGWQYAADFPVTFHGYKTMKDFVRRRRWVRKCKITLMGPWQKVTPILLIDVTILPCLAHSSLEQVPVWAISEKGDVLCRLGVNAHNPAGSSWLHVGTDQPFKSICIGGGHQVWAIARDGAVFYRGSVSSQNPAGECWYHIPSPPRQTLRQVSVGRTSVYAVDENSNLWYRQGLMPSYPQGSTWELISSNVCRVSVGPLDQVWIIADKVPGFPSESSGTVCHRLGVRPMQPKGLSWDFGIGGGWEHLSVRGNSTEAQRAAPCSPRPSRNQAQVNGNAAGY; from the exons ATGCCAGGATCCCTTCTCTGGGCCGTGGATGTGTATGGGAGGGTGTTCAGCCTGTGCGCCACTGGAGGGCGCTATAAACGGTCTAAAGATGTTTTACTGGAGCTGAAACGGGTCACAGCTGCTGAGCAGTGCTGTTGGGGCATCGGTTGTGACCATCAGGTCTATCTTAATGTACTCCCTAGTGACGTACCTATCCGCCACCAAGAGGAGACGTATGAGAACCAG AGATGGAACCCAGTTGAAggatacacagacacacttctACCCACAGACCGCTGGCAGTGGACGGATGAGTCGGGACAGAAACCACAGCCTCTCCACAGCTTCCATCTGCCGTCTGATAACTGGGAGTGGGAGGGGGACTGGTTTGTGGATGATGAGAGCTGTGGGAGAGAGTCCACCGCAACAGGA GGCTGGGAGTATGCTGTAGACTTCCCTGCCACCTTCACCAAAGAGAAGAAATGGAACTCCTGTGTCCGTCGCAGGCGATGGCTTCGCTACAGGAGATATAAAGCACGGGGGTCATGGGCCAAG GTGCCTTTGGACAGAGGCCAGCCTCCTCCAGAGCCCTTCACTGATATCAGCTGTGGAGGCTGGGACATCAGCGACAGTCCAGAGAAGCGCATCTGTCTATGGGCTGTGTCTCAACAAGGGAAG GTTTGGTTCCGTACAGGCGTCCAGCAGCAGAACCCAGAGGGGACAGCCTGGGAGCACGTTGCTGTACCCAGAGAAGTGTCACAGATCAGTGTTGGCCCGGGGGACCTGCTGTGGGCTGTGCTGTGGGATGGCCAGCTGCTTGTCAGAACCGGCATCAACAATGACTGCCCTACAG GTGCATCGTGGATGACAGTGGATCCTCCAAGCAAGGTTGGAGCCATCCACGTAGCAGTTGGAATAAATGTAGTTTGGGTGGTCACTAAGGACAACAAG GTGTGGTTCAGAAGAGGAGTGAACTCTCATAACTCCAGTGGCTTAGGCTGGATCAGTATTGGTGGAGAGATGGTGATGATCAGTGTGGGGCCCAATGACCAG GTGTGGGGGGTTGGCAGCGAGGACAGGACTGTTTACTTCCGCCATGGAGTTACCCCCACTGAGGTAACTGGGAAGGCATGGGTCCCTGTGTGTGCCCAACTGGACAGAGGTCCTACCACAAACAGGCCCAG TGATGGCTGCCTCTTCAGTGGTCATCTCACTGGCCCTTCTCAGGGTTCCGTGCTTAGTTGCGATGACTCAGATGTCCCCAGGCAGCACATCCCTAAGATCACCAGTGATAGTTTCATCTCCGCCCTGGTGGCAGACCGCAGTGTTCCTCTCGAGGGGTCAACCACAACGCCAAACCCCAACCCACTTGAAGTGGACCAGGAAG TACTAAAGGAGGGTGCAGAGGAGGACAATGCTCCTGCTCAGGCCCCAGTTCTCCCATCCAGCCAGCCAAATGGTGGTGAACTCCCATGGAGTAATGTGGATCTTGAGGAGATGAAAGCCGCCCCAGCAAGTACTGCACAGAGCTCAGTGGCCACCTACCCCTTGGAGCTGGAAGCCATCGTGGAGCAAGAGGAGGGTCCACCATGGGCCTGGATCACAGGAGGAGGATGTGAGATAGACTCTAGTTCCAGTATCAGCTGGCTGGAAACTACAG AAGAAGGCCTGCTGTCTCCCACCATCACTCCTGCTCTTAGTGCAGCAGGTGTTCAGGAGAGAGCACCacgagaaaaagagaaaactatGGAGAAG tctgtGAGTGTCAGAAAGGGTGTGATGTGCTGGTGGAGGGACTGGCAGCCGCAGCAGTGGGAGGAAGTGGGTGTGACTCTGGAGCAGGTCAGGGGTGGGGGAACGTCCCGGGACGATATCCTTTACATCTTCTATACACACAATGAGGAGAGAAAG TATCTGTATGCTGTGATAAGGGAAGTGACAGCCCTTGTTCCAGTATTTTGGAAGTCGTTATATGCACTGGCTGTTTATACAGCTGAGAGGACCAGGCAGAGATGGCCTATTCTTCTGGCTACAGAGTCCCATCAAGACTTTGAGAACTGG CTGTCTCTGTTGAGCAAGTCATGTTGTGAGTCCAGGGCTCTCCGAGATCCTCCCTCCAAACAAGCCATGTGGGCCATCACTTCTAAAGGGGACATCATGGTGCATGACCCATCACCCAGCCTGGAGGCACCTGCCCAGTACTTACCCTGTGACCAGAT GTTCTGGCGTCAGGTTCCGGGTCACCTGCTTTGTGTGGAGTCTAACAGCCTGGGTGTGGTGTGGGGCATCGGCTATGACCACACTGCCTGGGTCTACACGGGGGGCTGCAGGGGAAACCAAGCTCAGG GTGAAATTAATCAGCATTCACTGACTGATGTTAGAAATGTCTACATCTACGAGAACCAGCGGTGGAACCCAGTGACAGGATACACAGATAA GGGTCTTCCCACAGACCGGTACATGTGGAGCGATGCCCTTGGACTAAAGGAGTGCACCAAAGAGAACACCAGACCGCCCACACCTCAGTGGACATGG GTGTCAGACTGGGCCATTGACTTTAGCACCCCGGGAGGAACAGACAAAGAAGGCTGGCAGTATGCTGCAGATTTCCCAGT gACTTTTCATGGTTATAAGACCATGAAGGACTTTGTGAGACGAAGGCGATGGGTTAG GAAGTGTAAGATTACATTAATGGGGCCCTGGCAGAAAGTCACACCCATCCTGCTGATTGACGTCACCATCCTGCCATGTCTGGCTCACAGCAGTCTGGAGCAGGTGCCTGTGTGGGCCATCAGTGAGAAGGGGGACGTGCTGTGCCGTCTGGGAGTAAATGCTCATAACCCAGCT GGCAGCTCCTGGCTCCACGTGGGCACTGACCAGCCCTTTAAGTCCATCTGCATTGGTGGGGGCCACCAGGTGTGGGCCATCGCCCGGGATGGAGCAGTCTTTTACCGAGGCTCAGTCTCATCTCAAAACCCTGCAg GCGAGTGCTGGTACCACATTCCCTCTCCCCCCAGGCAGACACTCAGACAGGTGTCTGTGGGCAGAACCTCTGTTTATGCTGTGGATGAAAACA GTAATCTGTGGTACAGGCAGGGTCTGATGCCTAGTTATCCTCAGGGATCTACGTGGGAGCTTATCTCCAGCAACGTTTGCAGGGTTTCTGTTGGACCATTGGACCAG GTTTGGATTATAGCTGATAAGGTCCCGGGTTTTCCATCTGAAAGCTCAGGCACTGTATGCCACAGGCTCGGCGTGCGGCCCATGCAGCCTAAAGGCTTGTCCTGGGATTTCGGAATCGGG GGCGGATGGGAGCACCTGTCAGTGAGAGGGAATTCCACAGAGGCTCAGCGCGCAGCTCCTTGTAGCCCTCGGCCCAGCCGGAATCAGGCACAGGTGAATGGGAATGCTGCAGGATATTAG
- the bri3 gene encoding brain protein I3 encodes MDNKPLLQDRPPAYNAVPGAYEYGAIPPPAPAPPPYHYPPPPGQAFPAPAPPAAPIGQQPNYTGTYTIIQPSVVVVGGCPACRVGVLEDDFTCLGIMCAILFFPLGILFCLALRQRRCPNCGATFG; translated from the exons ATGGATAATAAACCTCTTCTGCAGGACAGACCCCCAGCGTACAACGCCGTTCCCGGGGCTTATGAGTACGGGGCCATCCCGCCGCCTGCTCCCGCGCCTCCGCCCTATCACTACCCACCACCGCCCGGCCAAG CCTTCCCTGCACCTGCTCCCCCAGCCGCCCCCATCGGCCAGCAGCCAAACTATACCGGCACGTACACCATCATCCAGCCCTCTGTAGTGGTGGTGGGAGGATGTCCAGCCTGCAG ggtgggggtgctggaggaTGACTTCACCTGTCTGGGGATCATGTGTGCCATTCTGTTCTTCCCCCTGGGCATCCTCTTCTGCCTGGCCCTGCGGCAGAGGAGGTGTCCCAACTGTGGAGCCACATTTGGCTAG
- the tecpr1b gene encoding tectonin beta-propeller repeat-containing protein 1 isoform X3, with translation MPGSLLWAVDVYGRVFSLCATGGRYKRSKDVLLELKRVTAAEQCCWGIGCDHQVYLNVLPSDVPIRHQEETYENQRWNPVEGYTDTLLPTDRWQWTDESGQKPQPLHSFHLPSDNWEWEGDWFVDDESCGRESTATGGWEYAVDFPATFTKEKKWNSCVRRRRWLRYRRYKARGSWAKVPLDRGQPPPEPFTDISCGGWDISDSPEKRICLWAVSQQGKVWFRTGVQQQNPEGTAWEHVAVPREVSQISVGPGDLLWAVLWDGQLLVRTGINNDCPTGASWMTVDPPSKVGAIHVAVGINVVWVVTKDNKVWGVGSEDRTVYFRHGVTPTEVTGKAWVPVCAQLDRGPTTNRPSDGCLFSGHLTGPSQGSVLSCDDSDVPRQHIPKITSDSFISALVADRSVPLEGSTTTPNPNPLEVDQEVLKEGAEEDNAPAQAPVLPSSQPNGGELPWSNVDLEEMKAAPASTAQSSVATYPLELEAIVEQEEGPPWAWITGGGCEIDSSSSISWLETTEEGLLSPTITPALSAAGVQERAPREKEKTMEKSVSVRKGVMCWWRDWQPQQWEEVGVTLEQVRGGGTSRDDILYIFYTHNEERKYLYAVIREVTALVPVFWKSLYALAVYTAERTRQRWPILLATESHQDFENWLSLLSKSCCESRALRDPPSKQAMWAITSKGDIMVHDPSPSLEAPAQYLPCDQMFWRQVPGHLLCVESNSLGVVWGIGYDHTAWVYTGGCRGNQAQGEINQHSLTDVRNVYIYENQRWNPVTGYTDKGLPTDRYMWSDALGLKECTKENTRPPTPQWTWVSDWAIDFSTPGGTDKEGWQYAADFPVTFHGYKTMKDFVRRRRWVRKCKITLMGPWQKVTPILLIDVTILPCLAHSSLEQVPVWAISEKGDVLCRLGVNAHNPAGSSWLHVGTDQPFKSICIGGGHQVWAIARDGAVFYRGSVSSQNPAGECWYHIPSPPRQTLRQVSVGRTSVYAVDENSNLWYRQGLMPSYPQGSTWELISSNVCRVSVGPLDQVWIIADKVPGFPSESSGTVCHRLGVRPMQPKGLSWDFGIGGGWEHLSVRGNSTEAQRAAPCSPRPSRNQAQVNGNAAGY, from the exons ATGCCAGGATCCCTTCTCTGGGCCGTGGATGTGTATGGGAGGGTGTTCAGCCTGTGCGCCACTGGAGGGCGCTATAAACGGTCTAAAGATGTTTTACTGGAGCTGAAACGGGTCACAGCTGCTGAGCAGTGCTGTTGGGGCATCGGTTGTGACCATCAGGTCTATCTTAATGTACTCCCTAGTGACGTACCTATCCGCCACCAAGAGGAGACGTATGAGAACCAG AGATGGAACCCAGTTGAAggatacacagacacacttctACCCACAGACCGCTGGCAGTGGACGGATGAGTCGGGACAGAAACCACAGCCTCTCCACAGCTTCCATCTGCCGTCTGATAACTGGGAGTGGGAGGGGGACTGGTTTGTGGATGATGAGAGCTGTGGGAGAGAGTCCACCGCAACAGGA GGCTGGGAGTATGCTGTAGACTTCCCTGCCACCTTCACCAAAGAGAAGAAATGGAACTCCTGTGTCCGTCGCAGGCGATGGCTTCGCTACAGGAGATATAAAGCACGGGGGTCATGGGCCAAG GTGCCTTTGGACAGAGGCCAGCCTCCTCCAGAGCCCTTCACTGATATCAGCTGTGGAGGCTGGGACATCAGCGACAGTCCAGAGAAGCGCATCTGTCTATGGGCTGTGTCTCAACAAGGGAAG GTTTGGTTCCGTACAGGCGTCCAGCAGCAGAACCCAGAGGGGACAGCCTGGGAGCACGTTGCTGTACCCAGAGAAGTGTCACAGATCAGTGTTGGCCCGGGGGACCTGCTGTGGGCTGTGCTGTGGGATGGCCAGCTGCTTGTCAGAACCGGCATCAACAATGACTGCCCTACAG GTGCATCGTGGATGACAGTGGATCCTCCAAGCAAGGTTGGAGCCATCCACGTAGCAGTTGGAATAAATGTAGTTTGGGTGGTCACTAAGGACAACAAG GTGTGGGGGGTTGGCAGCGAGGACAGGACTGTTTACTTCCGCCATGGAGTTACCCCCACTGAGGTAACTGGGAAGGCATGGGTCCCTGTGTGTGCCCAACTGGACAGAGGTCCTACCACAAACAGGCCCAG TGATGGCTGCCTCTTCAGTGGTCATCTCACTGGCCCTTCTCAGGGTTCCGTGCTTAGTTGCGATGACTCAGATGTCCCCAGGCAGCACATCCCTAAGATCACCAGTGATAGTTTCATCTCCGCCCTGGTGGCAGACCGCAGTGTTCCTCTCGAGGGGTCAACCACAACGCCAAACCCCAACCCACTTGAAGTGGACCAGGAAG TACTAAAGGAGGGTGCAGAGGAGGACAATGCTCCTGCTCAGGCCCCAGTTCTCCCATCCAGCCAGCCAAATGGTGGTGAACTCCCATGGAGTAATGTGGATCTTGAGGAGATGAAAGCCGCCCCAGCAAGTACTGCACAGAGCTCAGTGGCCACCTACCCCTTGGAGCTGGAAGCCATCGTGGAGCAAGAGGAGGGTCCACCATGGGCCTGGATCACAGGAGGAGGATGTGAGATAGACTCTAGTTCCAGTATCAGCTGGCTGGAAACTACAG AAGAAGGCCTGCTGTCTCCCACCATCACTCCTGCTCTTAGTGCAGCAGGTGTTCAGGAGAGAGCACCacgagaaaaagagaaaactatGGAGAAG tctgtGAGTGTCAGAAAGGGTGTGATGTGCTGGTGGAGGGACTGGCAGCCGCAGCAGTGGGAGGAAGTGGGTGTGACTCTGGAGCAGGTCAGGGGTGGGGGAACGTCCCGGGACGATATCCTTTACATCTTCTATACACACAATGAGGAGAGAAAG TATCTGTATGCTGTGATAAGGGAAGTGACAGCCCTTGTTCCAGTATTTTGGAAGTCGTTATATGCACTGGCTGTTTATACAGCTGAGAGGACCAGGCAGAGATGGCCTATTCTTCTGGCTACAGAGTCCCATCAAGACTTTGAGAACTGG CTGTCTCTGTTGAGCAAGTCATGTTGTGAGTCCAGGGCTCTCCGAGATCCTCCCTCCAAACAAGCCATGTGGGCCATCACTTCTAAAGGGGACATCATGGTGCATGACCCATCACCCAGCCTGGAGGCACCTGCCCAGTACTTACCCTGTGACCAGAT GTTCTGGCGTCAGGTTCCGGGTCACCTGCTTTGTGTGGAGTCTAACAGCCTGGGTGTGGTGTGGGGCATCGGCTATGACCACACTGCCTGGGTCTACACGGGGGGCTGCAGGGGAAACCAAGCTCAGG GTGAAATTAATCAGCATTCACTGACTGATGTTAGAAATGTCTACATCTACGAGAACCAGCGGTGGAACCCAGTGACAGGATACACAGATAA GGGTCTTCCCACAGACCGGTACATGTGGAGCGATGCCCTTGGACTAAAGGAGTGCACCAAAGAGAACACCAGACCGCCCACACCTCAGTGGACATGG GTGTCAGACTGGGCCATTGACTTTAGCACCCCGGGAGGAACAGACAAAGAAGGCTGGCAGTATGCTGCAGATTTCCCAGT gACTTTTCATGGTTATAAGACCATGAAGGACTTTGTGAGACGAAGGCGATGGGTTAG GAAGTGTAAGATTACATTAATGGGGCCCTGGCAGAAAGTCACACCCATCCTGCTGATTGACGTCACCATCCTGCCATGTCTGGCTCACAGCAGTCTGGAGCAGGTGCCTGTGTGGGCCATCAGTGAGAAGGGGGACGTGCTGTGCCGTCTGGGAGTAAATGCTCATAACCCAGCT GGCAGCTCCTGGCTCCACGTGGGCACTGACCAGCCCTTTAAGTCCATCTGCATTGGTGGGGGCCACCAGGTGTGGGCCATCGCCCGGGATGGAGCAGTCTTTTACCGAGGCTCAGTCTCATCTCAAAACCCTGCAg GCGAGTGCTGGTACCACATTCCCTCTCCCCCCAGGCAGACACTCAGACAGGTGTCTGTGGGCAGAACCTCTGTTTATGCTGTGGATGAAAACA GTAATCTGTGGTACAGGCAGGGTCTGATGCCTAGTTATCCTCAGGGATCTACGTGGGAGCTTATCTCCAGCAACGTTTGCAGGGTTTCTGTTGGACCATTGGACCAG GTTTGGATTATAGCTGATAAGGTCCCGGGTTTTCCATCTGAAAGCTCAGGCACTGTATGCCACAGGCTCGGCGTGCGGCCCATGCAGCCTAAAGGCTTGTCCTGGGATTTCGGAATCGGG GGCGGATGGGAGCACCTGTCAGTGAGAGGGAATTCCACAGAGGCTCAGCGCGCAGCTCCTTGTAGCCCTCGGCCCAGCCGGAATCAGGCACAGGTGAATGGGAATGCTGCAGGATATTAG